The uncultured Trichococcus sp. DNA segment CTGCATTTTCCTTTATCTGGCCATCAAGAAGGGCTATGAACCGTATTTGCTGATACCGATTGCATTCGGTATTCTTTTGGTGAATCTGCCGCTTGCGGGATTAATGACGCACCCATCCGATGGGGGGCCAGGTGGATTGCTTTATTACCTCTATCAAGGGACTGATTTGGGCATCTATCCACCGTTGATTTTTCTTTGCCTGGGTGCGTCCACCGATTTTGGGCCGCTCATCGCCAACCCGAAAACGCTGTTGTTGGGCGGGGCAGCGCAGTTCGGCATCTTTGCGGCATTCTTTGGGGCGTTGGCATTGGGGATGACGCCTGAAGAAGCGGCCTCCATCGGCATCATCGGTGGTGCCGATGGTCCGACGGCTATCTATTTGACGACGAAATTAGCCAGTCATCTCTTATCGGTCATCGCCTTGGCGGCCTATTCCTATATGGCATTGGTTCCGATCATCCAGCCGCCGATCATGCGCTTGTTGACTACCCAGAAAGAGCGGCAGACCGTCATGAAGCAGATGCGCGTAGTGTCCAAAAACGAGCGTATCCTGTTTCCGATCGTCACCACGATCTTCGTCAGTCTGGTTGTCCCATCGGCGACGGCGCTTGTGGGGATGCTGATGTTGGGCAATCTGATCCGCGAGAGCGGACAGGTTCCGAAACTGACGGAAACGTTGCAGAATGCGATGATGTACATCATCACCATCCTTTTGGGCGTGACCGTTGGAGCAAAGGCGAACGGAGAGTTATTTTTATCGATGACAACCATAAAAATCATCGTTCTTGGCCTTTTTGCTTTCTCGATCGGGACAGCTGCCGGCTTGCTGATGGGCAAATTGATGTACAAACTGACGAACGGAAAAGTGAATCCTTTGATCGGTGCCGCCGGTGTATCGGCCGTTCCGATGGCTGCACGGGTCGTGCAGAAGGAAGGCATCAAGTACAATCCTTCCAATTACTTGCTGATGCATGCGATGGGCCCGAATGTGGCAGGGGTCATCGGCTCGGCTGTGGCTGCCGGTGTCCTGTTGGCGTTCTTCGGCTGAGTGCGGACTATTTTAATCATCTCCTTCTGATTTTTCATGTCAGAAGGGGATTTTTTATTGAATCCAGGCTGTCCGATTGCTAAATCCATCAGTTCTACACATGGAGGATGTATAATGAAGGCGACAAAAGAGTCAGAAATGGAGGGCGAATTATAATGAACAGAAGAACATCACTGATTGTCGCTTTGGTTGCTTCGTTCGCACTGTTGCTGTTTGTTTCAGCCAATCTTTTTTCGACGTTTTTCAATAGCGGGGTTAGCCGGACGTCTGTGACAACTATTGATCCAGATTCGAACAGCAGAGGGGATTTTATCGGGATGGGACATATGACGGGGACAGACCGGGCTATCGTTCTGGATGAAAGCGGACAGGAAATGACAGCACTGCGGTTGCCGGAACTGGCGGTGCCGGATTCCGAATCGGACAGTGAAATCACCTATACGGTCACCGCGCAAGCGGGGGAGACTTCATTCTTGGAAGGGCAAACGACGAAGACGCTCGGCTACAACGGTTCCTATCTTGGACCGGTTTTGGTCGTGCATGAAGGCCAAGAGGTGCACATCAAAACCGAAAACCAATTGTCAGAAGCAACTTCTTTCCATTGGCACGGATTGAAGGTCCCTTCTGATATCGATGGCGGGCCGCATCATCCGGTCGGACCGAACGAAGCGATGCAAATTGATTTCACGGTCAATCAGCAGGCGGCGACATTGTGGTTCCACCCGCATGCTTTGGGGACGACTGCTGAACAAGTGTATGCCGGTTTGGCAGGATTGATCTTTGTCGAGGACGACAATTCCGATCAGCTTGACTTACCGAAGGACTATGGGGTAAATGACTTTCCTTTGATCGTCCAGGATCGGACCTTCGATGCGGAAAACCAATTCGATTACGAAGGAACTTACAATCCTGATGGCACCTACGGCGACACGTTGTTGGTGAACGGGACCATCAATCCCTATGCGGAAGTCAAAAATGAGCAAATCAGGCTGCGTTTGGTGAATGGATCGAATGCCCGCAATTACACGTTCGGATTGGAAAATGCGGCGGTGTTCCAGCAAATCGCCAGCGACGGCGGTTTCCTGGAGCAGCCGGTTGCGTTGACAGCCGTCACATTGACACCGGGTGAACGGGCAGAAATCATCGTGGACCTGAGCGGATACGCTGAGGGGGACACAGTGAAATTGATGGACGGAAACGTAACGGTCCTTTCCCTGAATGTCACGGAGGAGGCGGACGCACAGTCGGCACTTCCGCAAACTCTGAACGCTATTTCTGAAATGATGACGGATGGTGCGGCTGTTCAACGGTTCACGCTGAGCGGTATGTCCTTCATGGTCAATATCAACGGCAACCAGTTCGACATGGATCGGATCGACGTCGAACAGCGCTTGAATGAAACAGTCATCTGGGAAGTCTACAATGCGCAGGATATGATGGGCAGCATGATCCATCCTTTCCATATCCATGGCGTCCAATTCCAGGTGCTGTCGCGCGATGGAGCGGAGCCGCCGCAGAACGAGCAAGGCTGGAAGGATACCATCGCCGTTTATCCCGGCGAGACGGTCCGTTTGGCGGTGACTTTCCCTGAGAAGGGGGTCTTCATGTACCATTGCCACATTTTGGAGCATGAGGACAATGGCATGATGGGTCAGGTCCGTGTACAATAAAAACCAGGAAAACAATATGGAGGTGGGTGCCCGTGAAGATTTTGATCGTCGATGATGAACCAAATATTTTGGATATCGTGGAGGCCTATCTGGCCGCCAAAAAATATCAGGTATACCGTGCCGAGTCCGGGGCGGAGGCATTGGAAAAATTTCATGCTTTCCATCCGGATCTGATTGTGTTGGATCTGATGCTGCCGGATATGGCAGGCGGGGACATCTGCGCCAAAATCCGCGAAGAATCAAACGTTCCCGTCATCATGCTGACGGCAAGGTCATCCGAAAAGGATATCTTGAGCGGCCTGCAGATCGGGGCGGATGATTACATGGTCAAACCATTCAGCCCCAAGGAACTGGTGGCGCGGGTCGAGACGGTGCTGAGGCGCGCTGCCCCAGCCGATGCTGAAGAAAAATGGAGCTTCGATGGCGGCGAACTAGTCATTCATCCCAAAACGAAGCAAGTTTTCGCGCGGCAGCAGGAAGTCGCCTTGACGGCTACCGAATATGAACTGCTGACGCTGTTGGCCAAGAATCCGAGCCGACTTTTCACGAGGGAAGAATTGCTTGAGAGCGTAAAAGGGATGGATTTTGAAGGTTTGGACAGGGTCATCGATACGCATATCAAGAACATCAGACAAAAGATAGAGCCGGAACCGAAACAGCCCATCTATATTTTGACGGTCCGGGGAAGCGGATACCGGTTTGGAGGGAAGCGATGAGGCGGACGATCAGTTGGCACCTACTCCTTTCCTTCTTGCTTTTTTCGA contains these protein-coding regions:
- a CDS encoding sodium ion-translocating decarboxylase subunit beta yields the protein MVQALTDLIRTSGLVNLTYKEIIMIIIACIFLYLAIKKGYEPYLLIPIAFGILLVNLPLAGLMTHPSDGGPGGLLYYLYQGTDLGIYPPLIFLCLGASTDFGPLIANPKTLLLGGAAQFGIFAAFFGALALGMTPEEAASIGIIGGADGPTAIYLTTKLASHLLSVIALAAYSYMALVPIIQPPIMRLLTTQKERQTVMKQMRVVSKNERILFPIVTTIFVSLVVPSATALVGMLMLGNLIRESGQVPKLTETLQNAMMYIITILLGVTVGAKANGELFLSMTTIKIIVLGLFAFSIGTAAGLLMGKLMYKLTNGKVNPLIGAAGVSAVPMAARVVQKEGIKYNPSNYLLMHAMGPNVAGVIGSAVAAGVLLAFFG
- a CDS encoding multicopper oxidase domain-containing protein, with product MNRRTSLIVALVASFALLLFVSANLFSTFFNSGVSRTSVTTIDPDSNSRGDFIGMGHMTGTDRAIVLDESGQEMTALRLPELAVPDSESDSEITYTVTAQAGETSFLEGQTTKTLGYNGSYLGPVLVVHEGQEVHIKTENQLSEATSFHWHGLKVPSDIDGGPHHPVGPNEAMQIDFTVNQQAATLWFHPHALGTTAEQVYAGLAGLIFVEDDNSDQLDLPKDYGVNDFPLIVQDRTFDAENQFDYEGTYNPDGTYGDTLLVNGTINPYAEVKNEQIRLRLVNGSNARNYTFGLENAAVFQQIASDGGFLEQPVALTAVTLTPGERAEIIVDLSGYAEGDTVKLMDGNVTVLSLNVTEEADAQSALPQTLNAISEMMTDGAAVQRFTLSGMSFMVNINGNQFDMDRIDVEQRLNETVIWEVYNAQDMMGSMIHPFHIHGVQFQVLSRDGAEPPQNEQGWKDTIAVYPGETVRLAVTFPEKGVFMYHCHILEHEDNGMMGQVRVQ
- a CDS encoding response regulator transcription factor; this translates as MKILIVDDEPNILDIVEAYLAAKKYQVYRAESGAEALEKFHAFHPDLIVLDLMLPDMAGGDICAKIREESNVPVIMLTARSSEKDILSGLQIGADDYMVKPFSPKELVARVETVLRRAAPADAEEKWSFDGGELVIHPKTKQVFARQQEVALTATEYELLTLLAKNPSRLFTREELLESVKGMDFEGLDRVIDTHIKNIRQKIEPEPKQPIYILTVRGSGYRFGGKR